The following proteins come from a genomic window of Mustelus asterias chromosome 1, sMusAst1.hap1.1, whole genome shotgun sequence:
- the LOC144506602 gene encoding scavenger receptor cysteine-rich domain-containing group B protein-like codes for MAGILECSPSTYQVSNSAFRRIQVSQVAATLSMECACTSECLKVCLCVQVSAGVVVRLSDCRCACPLALRLRGGPDQCSGRVEIYQNSSWGTICNHNWDIVDASIVCRQLKCGVAVSVNTSFVPGVDAIWLDNVECVGTEATISECLTDQRNISNCTHIQDAGVTCSGPLPPRLRGGPDQCSGRVEIYQNSSWGTICNHNWDIVDASIVCRQLKCGVAVSVNTSFVPGVDAIWLDNVECVGTEATISECLTDQRNISNCTHIQDAGVTCSGPLPPRLRGGPDQCSGRVEIYQNSSWGTICNHNWDIVDASIVCRQLKCGVAVSVNTSFAPGVDPIWLDNVECVGTEATISECPTGQRNISNCTHIQDAGVTCSGSFPVRLTNGSDVCSGRVEILYQSTWGTVCDDGWDLTEGDIVCQQLNCGKAESISGTYHGQTDREVLLSGVRCDGMERSLDQCISNPLGVNRSSQCKHAGVTCSRHYSP; via the exons ATGGCTGGAATATTGGAATGCAGTCCCAGCACATACCAAGTCAGTAACTCTGCATTCCGCAGGATCCAGGTCTCCCAGGTGGCTGCCACTCTTTCAATGGAG TGTGCTTGTACGTCTGAGTGTCTGAAGGTGTGCTTGTGTGTCCAAGTGTCTGCAGGTGTGGTTGTGCGTCTGAGTGACTGCAGATGTGCTT GTCCATTGGCCCTCAGACTGCGAGGAGGTCCTGACCAGTGCTCGGGAAGAGTTGAAATTTATCAGAATTCCTCCTGGGGCACCATTTGCAATCATAACTGGGACATCGTGGATGCCTCAATTGTCTGCAGGCAGCTCAAGTGTGGGGTTGCTGTGTCTGTGAACACTAGCTTCGTCCCAGGAGTAGATGCTATCTGGCTGGATAACGTGGAGTGTGTTGGGACTGAGGCCACCATCAGTGAATGCCTGACAGACCAGAGGAATATCAGCAATTGCACGCACATTCAGGATGCTGGAGTTACTTGCTCAG GTCCATTGCCCCCCAGACTGCGAGGAGGTCCTGACCAGTGCTCGGGAAGAGTTGAAATTTATCAGAATTCCTCCTGGGGCACCATTTGCAATCATAACTGGGACATCGTGGATGCCTCAATTGTCTGCAGGCAGCTCAAGTGTGGGGTTGCTGTGTCTGTGAACACTAGCTTCGTCCCAGGAGTAGATGCTATCTGGCTGGATAACGTGGAGTGTGTTGGGACTGAGGCCACCATCAGTGAATGCCTGACAGACCAGAGGAATATCAGCAATTGCACGCACATTCAGGATGCTGGAGTTACTTGCTCAG GTCCATTGCCCCCCAGACTGCGAGGAGGTCCTGACCAGTGCTCGGGAAGAGTTGAAATTTATCAGAATTCCTCCTGGGGCACCATTTGCAATCATAACTGGGACATCGTGGATGCCTCAATTGTCTGCAGGCAGCTCAAGTGTGGGGTTGCTGTGTCTGTGAACACTAGCTTTGCCCCAGGAGTAGATCCTATCTGGCTGGATAACGTGGAGTGTGTTGGGACTGAGGCCACCATCAGTGAATGCCCGACAGGCCAGAGGAATATCAGCAACTGCACGCACATTCAGGATGCTGGAGTTACTTGCTCAG GATCTTTCCCTGTCAGACTGACCAATGGGAGTGACGTATGCTCCGGGAGAGTGGAGATCCTTTACCAATCCACCTGGGGGACAGTCTGTGATGATGGTTGGGATCTCACCGAGGGAGACATTGTCTGCCAGCAGCTGAACTGTGGGAAGGCTGAGTCGATATCTGGGACTTACCACGGACAGACAGATAGGGAGGTCCTGCTCAGTGGTGTCAGGTGTGATGGGATGGAACGCTCCCTGGATCAATGCATTTCCAACCCACTTGGTGTTAACCGCAGTTCCCAGTGTAAGCATGCTGGGGTCACCTGCTCAC GTCACTACAGTCCCTAA